In Candidatus Bathyanammoxibius amoris, the following are encoded in one genomic region:
- a CDS encoding MTH1187 family thiamine-binding protein, whose product MLADFRVVPIGTGSSSLSGQLAEVMDVVEQSGVSYKVNDMRTVIEGDWDTVMGLIKKCHDRVMENSERVSTIITIDERKGRTVHIGEKVASIEGALGRSLNK is encoded by the coding sequence ATGTTGGCAGATTTCAGGGTCGTACCTATTGGGACCGGCTCCAGCAGCCTGAGCGGCCAGCTGGCAGAGGTGATGGACGTAGTGGAACAGAGCGGCGTCAGCTATAAGGTTAACGACATGCGGACCGTTATTGAGGGTGACTGGGACACGGTTATGGGCCTTATAAAAAAATGTCATGACAGGGTGATGGAGAACTCTGAAAGGGTGTCTACCATAATAACCATTGATGAGCGAAAGGGCAGGACCGTCCACATCGGGGAAAAAGTGGCTTCAATAGAGGGAGCGCTTGGAAGGTCACTGAACAAGTAA